A region from the Pseudonocardia petroleophila genome encodes:
- a CDS encoding FAD-binding oxidoreductase: protein MDERTRSWWGWGWTQEALADDACAGLAAGLPGCATDPVPVPAVPALPAPRVAPPAALADRFTADPAARAAHTYGKAFRDVVRALAGDLSAAPDLVAFPRSDDDVAAVLDWAGGAGVAVVPYGGGSSVVGGTEHRGDGPAVSLDLTRLGRVLEVDATSRAARVQGGTLGPGLEDQLRPHGLTMRHFPQSFEFSTVGGWLATRSGGHYAMGGTHVDDFVESLRVVTPAGVSESWRLPGSGAGPSPDRLFLGSEGALGVITEAWLRVQHRPEHRASAAVRFVRFDDGLAAVREIAQSGVTLANCRLLDHGEAHFSGAAEGGHAVLVLGAESARAPVDVAGPVAIARAHGGVVEERGDAVGTWRSAFLRMPYLRDGLTRCGAIVETFETACTWDAADALVEAVRSEVGAAVREVCGVDGIVNCRVTHVYPDGPAPYFTVLAGGRPGMQLGAWDEIKTAAMEVLTRHRATVTHHHAVGRDHRPGYDRQRPDLFAASLRAVKGVLDPRGVLNPGVLV, encoded by the coding sequence ATGGACGAACGGACGCGGTCGTGGTGGGGCTGGGGATGGACGCAGGAGGCGCTGGCCGACGACGCCTGCGCCGGGCTGGCCGCCGGGCTGCCGGGCTGCGCGACGGACCCGGTGCCCGTGCCGGCGGTCCCGGCGCTGCCCGCGCCCCGGGTCGCCCCGCCCGCCGCGCTCGCCGACCGGTTCACCGCCGACCCGGCGGCCCGCGCCGCGCACACCTACGGCAAGGCGTTCCGCGACGTCGTCCGCGCGCTGGCCGGGGACCTGTCCGCGGCGCCCGACCTGGTGGCCTTCCCGCGCTCCGACGACGACGTGGCGGCCGTGCTGGACTGGGCGGGCGGCGCGGGCGTGGCGGTGGTGCCCTACGGCGGCGGCAGCTCCGTGGTGGGCGGCACCGAGCACCGCGGCGACGGCCCCGCGGTGTCGCTCGACCTCACCCGGCTCGGCCGCGTCCTCGAGGTCGACGCCACGAGCCGCGCCGCGCGGGTGCAGGGCGGCACGCTCGGTCCGGGTCTGGAGGACCAGCTCCGCCCGCACGGGCTGACCATGCGGCACTTCCCGCAGAGCTTCGAGTTCTCCACCGTCGGCGGCTGGCTCGCCACCCGCTCCGGCGGGCACTACGCGATGGGCGGCACGCACGTCGACGACTTCGTGGAGTCGCTGCGGGTGGTCACCCCGGCCGGGGTCAGCGAGTCGTGGCGGCTGCCCGGGTCGGGCGCGGGACCGTCACCGGACCGGCTGTTCCTCGGCTCGGAGGGCGCGCTCGGCGTCATCACCGAGGCGTGGCTGCGGGTGCAGCACCGGCCGGAGCACCGGGCGTCGGCCGCGGTGCGGTTCGTCCGCTTCGACGACGGGCTGGCCGCGGTCCGCGAGATCGCGCAGTCCGGCGTGACCCTGGCCAACTGCCGGCTGCTCGACCACGGCGAGGCGCACTTCTCCGGCGCCGCGGAGGGCGGGCACGCGGTGCTGGTGCTCGGGGCCGAGTCGGCCCGTGCCCCGGTGGACGTGGCCGGGCCGGTCGCGATCGCCCGCGCGCACGGCGGCGTCGTCGAGGAGCGGGGGGACGCGGTCGGCACCTGGCGCTCGGCGTTCCTGCGCATGCCCTACCTGCGCGACGGGCTCACCCGCTGCGGCGCGATCGTGGAGACCTTCGAGACGGCCTGCACGTGGGACGCCGCCGACGCACTGGTCGAGGCCGTGCGCAGCGAGGTCGGTGCGGCGGTCCGCGAGGTGTGCGGCGTCGACGGGATCGTCAACTGCCGGGTCACGCACGTCTACCCGGACGGCCCAGCCCCCTACTTCACGGTGCTGGCCGGCGGCCGCCCCGGCATGCAGCTCGGGGCCTGGGACGAGATCAAGACCGCCGCGATGGAGGTGCTGACGCGGCACCGCGCGACCGTCACCCACCACCACGCCGTCGGCCGCGACCACCGCCCCGGCTACGACCGCCAGCGCCCCGACCTGTTCGCCGCGTCCCTGCGCGCGGTGAAGGGCGTCCTCGACCCGCGGGGCGTCCTCAACCCCGGGGTGCTGGTCTGA
- a CDS encoding MarR family winged helix-turn-helix transcriptional regulator, with protein sequence MTARLRSVLGRAESLDERALAEVGLPVRHFALMERLAGGPVARQHELGAAIGLDRTTTATLVRRLDDRGLVRRTPMPGNNRVLVLELTPAGASLLAAAVGRLAECERRLLAPLDPDERALLRRALDRLVEVAP encoded by the coding sequence ATGACCGCACGGCTCCGTTCCGTGCTGGGTCGCGCGGAGAGCCTCGACGAGCGCGCGCTGGCCGAGGTCGGGCTCCCGGTCCGGCACTTCGCGCTGATGGAGCGCCTGGCCGGTGGGCCGGTCGCGCGCCAGCACGAGCTCGGCGCCGCGATCGGGCTGGACCGCACCACCACCGCGACGCTCGTGCGCCGCCTCGACGACCGCGGGCTCGTCCGGCGCACCCCGATGCCCGGCAACAACCGGGTGCTGGTCCTGGAGCTGACGCCGGCCGGTGCGTCGCTGCTCGCCGCCGCCGTCGGGCGGCTGGCCGAGTGCGAGCGACGCCTGCTGGCCCCGCTCGACCCCGACGAGCGCGCGCTGCTGCGCCGCGCCCTCGACCGTCTCGTGGAGGTGGCCCCGTGA
- a CDS encoding apiosidase-like domain-containing protein produces MKHRTLAAVLATALAAPLTAAAAPAPGLTPLEISPDGRSFTAGGAPFLWLADTAWGLLASGDPAEVEHYLDVRAAQGFTVVQTAVPAGGDWARVDTAVAEAAERGLRVAITPAQPDPGLGPFLGERYGDRVVWVLGDGSGDDAPEWSAVADGIAAAAEPDPLMTFAPGPGGSSSDAVGAVEWLSFGQFRSGPCSAVGDLVARLRSRPPVRPVLDAQPSYEDAPACAGPGRTEAVDVRRSAYADVFAGAAGHTYGHHAAWADDPAVRAAALVDEGATQMAHLRALTDSRSARTPAPRLLTEGTAGVLRGPDHLMAHAPAGEGFALDTTGLPGDALRAWWFDPRTGEPVDAGSVQRSGSTPFFPPVTGPEDAELDWVLVIDDVAAGLAPPGRQ; encoded by the coding sequence GTGAAGCACCGGACGCTGGCCGCGGTGCTCGCCACCGCGCTCGCCGCACCGCTGACCGCCGCCGCGGCCCCCGCACCCGGCCTGACACCGCTGGAGATCAGCCCGGACGGCCGCTCGTTCACCGCGGGCGGCGCGCCGTTCCTGTGGCTGGCCGACACCGCCTGGGGCCTGCTGGCCTCGGGCGACCCGGCCGAGGTCGAGCACTACCTCGACGTCCGCGCGGCGCAGGGGTTCACGGTCGTGCAGACCGCCGTCCCCGCCGGTGGGGACTGGGCCCGCGTCGACACCGCGGTGGCCGAGGCCGCCGAGCGCGGCCTCCGCGTGGCGATCACCCCCGCGCAGCCGGACCCGGGGCTGGGCCCGTTCCTCGGGGAGCGCTACGGCGACCGGGTCGTCTGGGTCCTCGGCGACGGCTCCGGGGACGACGCGCCGGAGTGGTCGGCCGTCGCCGACGGCATCGCGGCGGCCGCGGAGCCGGACCCGCTCATGACGTTCGCGCCGGGCCCGGGCGGGTCGTCGTCCGACGCCGTCGGGGCGGTGGAGTGGCTGTCGTTCGGGCAGTTCCGCAGCGGGCCGTGCTCCGCCGTCGGGGACCTCGTGGCGCGGCTGCGCAGCCGCCCGCCCGTCCGCCCCGTGCTCGACGCGCAGCCCAGCTACGAGGACGCCCCCGCGTGCGCGGGCCCCGGCCGGACCGAGGCCGTCGACGTGCGCCGCAGCGCCTACGCCGACGTCTTCGCCGGGGCCGCGGGCCACACCTACGGCCACCACGCCGCCTGGGCCGACGACCCCGCCGTCCGGGCCGCCGCGCTCGTCGACGAGGGCGCGACGCAGATGGCGCACCTGCGCGCCCTGACCGACTCGCGCAGCGCCCGCACCCCGGCCCCGCGGCTGCTCACCGAGGGGACGGCGGGCGTCCTGCGCGGCCCCGACCACCTGATGGCCCACGCCCCGGCGGGCGAGGGCTTCGCCCTCGACACCACCGGCCTGCCCGGCGACGCGCTGCGGGCCTGGTGGTTCGATCCGCGCACGGGTGAGCCGGTCGACGCCGGGTCGGTGCAGCGCTCGGGGTCGACGCCGTTCTTCCCGCCGGTCACCGGGCCGGAGGACGCCGAGCTCGACTGGGTCCTGGTGATCGACGACGTCGCGGCCGGACTCGCCCCGCCCGGTCGTCAGTAG
- a CDS encoding serine hydrolase domain-containing protein, whose protein sequence is MAELKVEAEPAEVGFDPLRLARIDEHFSRYVDDGRLAGWTVVVARRDRVVHLTHHGLADVEAARPVGDDTLWRIYSMTKPVTSVAALMLYERGLLALTDPVAQYIPAFADLRVYRGGAAANPGTEPATEPVRIWHLLTHTAGLTYGFHHAHPVDEMYRSRGFEFGVPAGMDLESACDAWAGIPLVHQPGAEWNYSVATDVLGRVVEVASGRSLDAFLTEEVLRPLDMTDTGFGAADPERLAALYVPRPGGGLHRHDRMGDAALREPTFLSGGGGLVSSAADYHRFTRMLARGGELDGVRLLGPRTVAYATRNHLPGGVDLQQFGRPIFAESTYHGVGFGLGFSVVVDPAAGKALTSAGEYAWGGLASTAFYVDPTEEITAVFLTQLMPSSTHPIRPQLRTLVTSALVD, encoded by the coding sequence GTGGCCGAACTGAAGGTGGAAGCGGAGCCGGCGGAGGTCGGGTTCGACCCGCTGCGGCTCGCCCGGATCGACGAGCACTTCAGCCGCTACGTCGACGACGGGCGGCTCGCCGGCTGGACCGTCGTGGTCGCCCGGCGCGACCGGGTCGTGCACCTGACCCACCACGGACTGGCCGACGTCGAGGCCGCCCGCCCCGTCGGCGACGACACGCTGTGGCGGATCTACTCGATGACCAAGCCGGTCACCTCCGTCGCCGCCCTGATGCTCTACGAGCGCGGCCTGCTCGCCCTGACCGACCCGGTCGCGCAGTACATCCCGGCGTTCGCCGACCTGCGGGTCTACCGCGGCGGCGCCGCGGCCAACCCCGGCACCGAGCCCGCCACCGAGCCGGTGCGGATCTGGCACCTGCTCACCCACACCGCAGGCCTGACCTACGGCTTCCACCACGCCCACCCCGTCGACGAGATGTACCGCAGCCGCGGCTTCGAGTTCGGCGTGCCGGCGGGGATGGACCTCGAGTCGGCCTGCGACGCCTGGGCCGGCATCCCGCTGGTGCACCAGCCGGGCGCGGAGTGGAACTACTCGGTCGCCACCGACGTGCTCGGCCGCGTCGTCGAGGTGGCGTCCGGCCGGTCGCTCGACGCGTTCCTCACCGAGGAGGTCCTGCGCCCGCTCGACATGACCGACACCGGGTTCGGCGCCGCCGACCCCGAGCGCCTCGCCGCCCTCTACGTCCCGCGGCCCGGCGGCGGCCTGCACCGCCACGACCGGATGGGCGACGCCGCGCTGCGCGAGCCGACGTTCCTCTCCGGCGGCGGCGGGCTGGTGTCGTCGGCTGCGGACTACCACCGCTTCACCCGCATGCTCGCCCGCGGCGGCGAGCTCGACGGGGTGCGCCTGCTCGGCCCCCGCACCGTCGCCTACGCCACGCGCAACCACCTGCCCGGCGGCGTCGACCTGCAGCAGTTCGGCCGTCCCATCTTCGCCGAGTCGACCTACCACGGGGTCGGGTTCGGTCTGGGCTTCTCCGTGGTCGTCGATCCCGCCGCGGGCAAGGCCCTCACCAGTGCCGGCGAGTACGCCTGGGGCGGGCTGGCCAGCACCGCGTTCTACGTCGATCCCACCGAGGAGATCACCGCCGTGTTCCTGACCCAGCTCATGCCGTCGAGCACCCACCCGATCCGCCCGCAGCTGCGCACGCTCGTCACCTCGGCGCTGGTGGACTGA
- a CDS encoding phage holin family protein translates to MSNALAFVVRVAVVAVSLWIATLIVPGIENDAGGTGARVGTLVAVALIFGLVNAVLKPLIKVVGCPFYILTLGLVGLVVNALLFLLVGFIAGGLGLPFVVGGFGAAFVGAIVVAVVGFVLHIVIPDRIDQR, encoded by the coding sequence ATGTCGAACGCGCTCGCCTTCGTCGTGCGGGTGGCGGTCGTCGCCGTCAGCCTGTGGATCGCCACCCTCATCGTCCCCGGCATCGAGAACGACGCGGGCGGCACCGGGGCGCGGGTCGGCACGCTCGTGGCCGTCGCCCTGATCTTCGGCCTGGTCAACGCGGTGCTCAAGCCGCTCATCAAGGTCGTCGGCTGCCCGTTCTACATCCTGACGCTCGGCCTGGTCGGGCTCGTGGTCAACGCGCTGCTGTTCCTGCTCGTCGGCTTCATCGCGGGCGGTCTCGGCCTGCCGTTCGTCGTCGGCGGGTTCGGGGCGGCGTTCGTCGGGGCGATCGTGGTGGCCGTGGTCGGGTTCGTGCTGCACATCGTGATCCCGGACCGGATCGACCAGCGCTGA
- the tenA gene encoding thiaminase II: MAPRDVLWSDITGIYEAILAHPFLSGLADGTLPREAFRHYVVQDAHYLRGYAKALAVCAAKAPTEDATVMFAGHAAGAIAAERDLHASLLDELGTLDDPVAPATQAYLSYLLATAHGGSYTDAVGAVLPCYWIYARVGETLLRTGSPDPLYARWIAMYGGEDYRSVVDAVLAETDRAAAALSEPDLARMRRHFTTTSRYEWMFWDGAYRQERWPV, translated from the coding sequence GTGGCTCCCCGTGACGTGCTCTGGTCCGACATCACCGGCATCTACGAGGCGATCCTCGCCCACCCGTTCCTGTCCGGCCTCGCCGACGGCACGCTGCCGCGCGAGGCGTTCCGGCACTACGTCGTGCAGGACGCGCACTACCTGCGCGGCTACGCGAAGGCGCTGGCGGTGTGCGCCGCGAAGGCCCCGACCGAGGACGCCACGGTGATGTTCGCGGGGCACGCCGCCGGCGCCATCGCGGCCGAGCGCGACCTGCACGCGTCGCTGCTCGACGAGCTCGGCACGCTGGACGACCCGGTCGCCCCCGCCACCCAGGCCTACCTCAGCTACCTGCTCGCCACCGCGCACGGCGGCTCCTACACCGACGCGGTCGGCGCGGTCCTGCCCTGCTACTGGATCTACGCCCGGGTCGGGGAGACGCTGCTCCGGACCGGCTCGCCCGATCCCCTCTACGCCCGCTGGATCGCGATGTACGGCGGCGAGGACTACCGGTCGGTCGTCGACGCGGTGCTGGCCGAGACCGACCGCGCGGCCGCGGCCCTGTCCGAGCCCGACCTCGCGCGGATGCGGCGCCACTTCACCACGACGTCGCGGTACGAGTGGATGTTCTGGGACGGGGCGTACCGGCAGGAGCGCTGGCCCGTCTAG
- a CDS encoding class I adenylate-forming enzyme family protein codes for MSAPSLDYPEVPVGALLAGSARRFGDRTAIHYAGRDLSFTDLHARACAFANALRAEGIGRGDVVAIHLPNCPQYAIAYYGILLAGAVFTPTNPLLPPPDLAAQLADARAVAAVTWAAAAPALAAVRDRTAIRLVLVTDREQALDPAHRLAVDGMTDFEAFHADAPTGAPAVDIDVRGDLAHLAYTGGTTGRSKGVQLPHRNVVVNVLQYACWGSGSLPGLDADGGVVLDQVEPPEEYPTRLGTGVAIGLAPWFHAMGTIGGLNVPVLSGSTTVLHERFDPGAYLADAERFAVTGMSGAPPIYGALLHHPDFAVRDLSSIRSISSGAAPLPVEMIRGLQDRLGADVVIAEGYGLTEVTMGATIGPAARSAVRKAGTVGLPVPDTEVRVVDPAGDDLTALPTGEPGEVVIRGPQVMIGYQDRPEDNAAVLVDGWLRTGDIGVLDEDGYLSIVDRKKDMLIYKGYNVYPRDLEELLHAQPGVAGAAVVGRPDLSAGELPVAFVVAPGADPDALMAAVNAQVTPYKRIRELHLVDAIPVSAAGKVLKRELRERLRKDTNE; via the coding sequence GTGAGCGCGCCGTCGCTGGACTACCCGGAGGTCCCCGTCGGGGCCCTGCTGGCCGGGTCGGCGCGGCGCTTCGGCGACCGCACCGCGATCCACTACGCCGGCCGCGACCTGTCCTTCACCGACCTGCACGCCCGGGCCTGCGCGTTCGCGAACGCGCTGCGCGCCGAGGGGATCGGCCGCGGCGACGTCGTCGCGATCCACCTGCCCAACTGCCCGCAGTACGCGATCGCCTACTACGGCATCCTGCTGGCGGGGGCCGTGTTCACCCCGACCAACCCGCTGCTGCCCCCGCCCGACCTGGCCGCCCAGCTCGCCGACGCCCGCGCCGTCGCCGCCGTCACCTGGGCCGCGGCCGCCCCGGCCCTGGCCGCCGTGCGCGACCGCACCGCGATCCGGCTCGTGCTGGTCACCGACCGCGAGCAGGCGCTCGACCCGGCGCACCGGCTCGCCGTCGACGGCATGACGGACTTCGAGGCCTTCCACGCCGACGCCCCGACCGGCGCACCCGCCGTCGACATCGACGTGCGCGGCGACCTCGCCCACCTCGCCTACACCGGCGGCACGACGGGCCGGTCGAAGGGCGTGCAGCTGCCGCACCGCAACGTCGTGGTCAACGTGCTGCAGTACGCCTGCTGGGGCTCCGGCTCCCTGCCCGGGCTCGACGCCGACGGCGGCGTCGTCCTCGACCAGGTCGAGCCGCCCGAGGAGTACCCGACCCGGCTGGGCACCGGCGTGGCGATCGGCCTCGCCCCGTGGTTCCACGCGATGGGCACGATCGGCGGGCTCAACGTCCCGGTACTGAGCGGCTCCACGACCGTGCTGCACGAGCGCTTCGACCCGGGCGCCTACCTCGCCGACGCCGAGCGCTTCGCCGTCACCGGGATGAGCGGGGCCCCGCCGATCTACGGGGCGCTGCTGCACCACCCCGACTTCGCCGTCCGCGACCTGTCCTCGATCCGCAGCATCAGCTCGGGGGCCGCGCCGCTGCCCGTCGAGATGATCAGGGGGTTGCAGGACCGGCTCGGCGCGGACGTCGTCATCGCGGAGGGGTACGGCCTCACCGAGGTGACGATGGGCGCCACCATCGGCCCGGCCGCGCGGTCGGCGGTGCGCAAGGCCGGCACCGTCGGGCTGCCGGTGCCCGACACCGAGGTCCGGGTCGTCGACCCGGCCGGGGACGACCTGACCGCCCTGCCCACCGGCGAGCCGGGCGAGGTCGTGATCCGCGGGCCGCAGGTGATGATCGGCTACCAGGACCGGCCCGAGGACAACGCGGCCGTCCTCGTCGACGGCTGGCTGCGCACCGGTGACATCGGCGTCCTCGACGAGGACGGCTACCTGTCCATCGTCGACCGCAAGAAGGACATGCTGATCTACAAGGGCTACAACGTGTACCCGCGCGACCTGGAGGAGCTGCTGCACGCGCAGCCCGGGGTGGCGGGGGCCGCGGTGGTCGGGCGGCCGGACCTGTCGGCGGGCGAGCTGCCCGTGGCGTTCGTCGTGGCGCCGGGCGCCGACCCCGACGCGCTGATGGCCGCGGTCAACGCGCAGGTCACGCCGTACAAGCGGATCCGGGAGCTGCACCTCGTCGACGCCATCCCGGTGTCGGCGGCGGGCAAGGTGCTCAAGCGTGAGCTGCGGGAACGGCTACGGAAGGACACGAACGAGTGA
- a CDS encoding cytochrome P450, whose protein sequence is MPPSTTWATRPDLSDIERFWTAPIAERAAAFAALREREPVPFFAEPEAGFLPQGPGYWALTRLDDLVEASRNAKVFTSGAGATNIADLPPEFLEFYGSMINTDDPRHARLRRIVSRGFTPKRLAAITDDVQAIATRIVDDVVDAGECDAVSTISARLPLKIVCDMMGVPESQYDFVYRTSNVILGASDPEYVPDAENIVVALLQAGNELAELMRDLARHREQRPTDDVTSALINAEIDGERLTPDELASFFILLVVAGNETTRNAISWGLKLLTDHPEQRRAWLADLDGVTPTAVEEIVRWASPVIFMRRTLAVDAALGGQRMSAGDKVLLFYWAANRDPAHFTDPDAFDVRRSPNPHVGFGGAGPHFCLGAHLARREMSVMFRELLTRVPDIHATAEPRRLQSMFINGIKSMPVSAR, encoded by the coding sequence ATGCCGCCGAGCACCACCTGGGCCACCCGCCCGGACCTGTCCGACATCGAGCGGTTCTGGACGGCCCCCATCGCCGAGCGGGCGGCGGCGTTCGCGGCCCTGCGCGAGCGGGAGCCGGTGCCGTTCTTCGCCGAGCCCGAGGCCGGCTTCCTGCCCCAGGGACCCGGCTACTGGGCCCTGACCCGCCTCGACGACCTCGTCGAGGCCAGCCGCAACGCGAAGGTGTTTACCTCCGGCGCGGGCGCGACGAACATCGCCGACCTCCCGCCGGAGTTCCTCGAGTTCTACGGCTCGATGATCAACACCGACGACCCGCGGCACGCCCGCCTGCGCCGGATCGTCTCGCGCGGGTTCACCCCGAAGCGCCTGGCCGCGATCACCGACGACGTGCAGGCCATCGCCACCCGGATCGTCGACGACGTGGTCGACGCCGGGGAGTGCGACGCGGTCTCCACGATCTCCGCCCGGCTCCCGCTCAAGATCGTCTGCGACATGATGGGCGTGCCGGAGAGCCAGTACGACTTCGTCTACCGGACGTCGAACGTGATCCTCGGGGCGAGCGACCCGGAGTACGTCCCGGACGCGGAGAACATCGTCGTGGCGCTGCTGCAGGCGGGCAACGAGCTCGCCGAGCTGATGCGCGACCTCGCGCGGCACCGCGAGCAGCGCCCCACCGACGACGTGACCTCGGCGCTGATCAACGCGGAGATCGACGGCGAGCGCCTCACCCCCGACGAGCTCGCGAGCTTCTTCATCCTGCTCGTCGTCGCGGGCAACGAGACCACCCGCAACGCGATCAGCTGGGGCCTCAAGCTGCTCACCGACCACCCCGAGCAGCGCCGGGCCTGGCTCGCCGACCTCGACGGCGTCACCCCGACCGCGGTCGAGGAGATCGTCCGCTGGGCGTCGCCGGTGATCTTCATGCGCCGCACCCTGGCCGTCGACGCCGCGCTCGGCGGGCAGCGGATGAGCGCGGGCGACAAGGTGCTGCTGTTCTACTGGGCCGCCAACCGCGACCCCGCGCACTTCACCGACCCCGACGCGTTCGACGTCCGCCGCTCCCCCAACCCGCACGTCGGCTTCGGCGGTGCCGGACCGCACTTCTGCCTGGGCGCCCACCTCGCGCGCCGGGAGATGTCGGTGATGTTCCGCGAGCTGCTCACCCGCGTGCCCGACATCCACGCCACCGCCGAGCCCAGGAGGCTGCAGTCGATGTTCATCAACGGGATCAAGTCGATGCCCGTGAGCGCCCGGTGA